One Malaclemys terrapin pileata isolate rMalTer1 chromosome 7, rMalTer1.hap1, whole genome shotgun sequence genomic region harbors:
- the ADRA2A gene encoding alpha-2A adrenergic receptor has translation MFNLENPFTERGRFFSSMEYQHQLEEEGYPPPGSNGSLNESEAGSRGGTPYPLPTTVTLISLAGLLMLVTIFGNVLVIIAVFTSRGLKAPQNLFLVSLASADILVATLVIPFSLANEVMDYWYFGKVWCEIYLALDVLFCTSSIVHLCAISLDRYWSITQAIEYNLKRTPRRIKCIIFIVWVISAVISFPPLISIEKKNGQQADKRAGGCKINDEKWYIISSCIGSFFAPCLIMILVYIRIYQIAKRRTRVPPSKRGEHPNKRQNGLADKEELPAAAKLNGEKVTEGGGEGGQERELNGIDMEETSSSEHNETHQCRKQGRPQRCKGKTKLSQIKPGDSLPRRMEEEERNAKASRWRGRQNREKRFTFVLAVVIGVFVVCWFPFFFTYTLTAVCKSCSVPLPLFKFFFWFGYCNSSLNPVIYTIFNQDFRRAFKKILCRIDRKRIV, from the coding sequence ATGTTTAACCTGGAGAACCCGTTCACGGAGAGGGGGCGCTTCTTCTCTTCCATGGAGTACCAGCACCAGCTGGAAGAGGAGGGTTACCCGCCTCCTGGCAGCAACGGGAGCCTGAATGAGAGCGAGGCCGGGTCTAGAGGAGGTACACCTTACCCTCTCCCCACCACTGTCACCCTCATCAGCCTGGCGGGGCTGCTCATGCTCGTCACCATCTTCGGCAACGTGCTGGTCATCATCGCCGTCTTCACCAGCCGTGGGCTCAAGGCTCCCCAGAACCTCTtcctggtctccctggcctccgcTGACATCCTGGTGGCCACGCTGGTCATCCCTTTCTCACTGGCCAACGAGGTGATGGACTACTGGTACTTTGGCAAGGTCTGGTGCGAGATCTACCTGGCCTTGGACGTGCTGTTCTGCACCTCCTCCATCGTGCATCTGTGCGCCATCAGCCTGGACCGCTACTGGTCCATCACCCAGGCCATCGAGTATAACCTCAAGCGCACGCCGCGCCGCATCAAGTGCATCATCTTCATCGTCTGGGTCATCTCGGCCGTCATCTCATTCCCGCCCCTCATCTCCATCGAGAAGAAGAACGGGCAGCAGGCTGACAAGCGGGCAGGTGGGTGCAAGATCAACGATGAGAAGTGGTACATCATCTCCTCCTGCATTGGCTCCTTCTTCGCCCCCTGCCTCATCATGATCCTGGTCTATATACGTATCTATCAGATTGCCAAGAGGCGAACCCGGGTGCCCCCCAGCAAGAGAGGAGAACACCCCAATAAGAGGCAAAATGGCTTGGCAGAcaaggaggagctgccagcagcagccaagctcaatggggagaaggtgacagagggaggaggggaaggagggcaggagagggagctAAATGGCATAGACATGGAGGAGACTTCCTCCTCAGAGCACAATGAGACccaccagtgcaggaagcaggggaggccCCAGAGATGCAAGGGCAAGACCAAATTGAGCCAGATCAAGCCTGGAGACAGCTTGCCcaggaggatggaggaggaggagaggaatgcCAAAGCGTCCCGCTGGAGGGGCAGGCAGAACCGGGAGAAGCGCTTTACCTTTGTGCTGGCAGTGGTGATCGGGGTCTTCGTCGTATGCTGGTTTCCCTTTTTCTTCACCTACACACTCACCGCTGTCTGCaagagctgctctgtgcctctccCCCTCTTCAAGTTTTTCTTCTGGTTTGGTTACTGCAACAGCTCTCTGAACCCTGTCATCTACACCATCTTCAACCAGGACTTCAGGAGGGCCTTCAAAAAGATCCTCTGCAGGATAGACAGGAAAAGGATTGTTTGA